From the genome of Streptomyces sp. NBC_01304:
GCCGGCCGACATCGGCGTCGTACCGATGAACCAGTCGTCGACGGAGAAGAACGGGTGGTCGCCGCAGATCGCCACCCGTGGACGCCCGGTGACGGCGCGGGCGAGACGGACCGCGGCGGTGGTGGCGTCGGAGCCGTTCTTCGTGAACTTCACCATCTCGGCGGTCGGCACCGTGGCCAGGAAGCGTTCCGCGGCCTCCACCTCCACGATGGACGGCCGCACGAAGTTGCTGCCCCGGTCGAGCTCCCGCCGCACCGCTTCGATCACGCGCGGGTGGGCGTGGCCGAGACTGACCGACCGCAGGCCGGACCCGTACTCGATGTAGCGGTTGCCGTCGACGTCCCACACGTGGGCGCCGCGGCCGTGGCTGATGACCGGGGCCAGGTTCTCGGGGTACTGGTCGTCGCCCTTGGCGTACGTGTGCGCGCCCCCGGGGATCATGGCGTGCAGCCGCTCGTTCGCCTGCCGGGACCGGGGCAGGCGCAGCTCTTCGGTGGCTTCGGTGTCCACGCCGACCTCAACTCTCGATCTGGAGCAGGACCTTGGCGAGGCTCGGCGCCTCGCGGTCCCGCGGGGACATGGAGGCGACCGGCAGCGGCCAGGCGATGGCGAGCTCCGGGTCGTCGAAGGCGATCGTCACGTCCTCGGCCGGATCGTGCTCGCGGTCGATCCGGTACGAGGTGTCGGCGGTCTCGGTCAGCGCCTGGAAGCCGTGCGCGCACCCCGCCGGGATGTACACGCTCCGCTGCGTCTGGTCGGACAGCTCGAAGGAGGCCACGTTGCGGTACGTCGGCGAGTGGGGCCGCAGGTCCACAACGACGTCGAAGATCTTTCCGTACGAGCACCGCACGAGCTTGGCCTCGCCGGCGCCGGAGCGCAGGTGCAGGCCGCGCAGTACGCCCCGGGCCGAGCGGGACACGCTGTCCTGGACGAAGGCGTGCGGGTCGAGGCCCACCGAGCGGACGACGTCGGTGTCGAACGTACGGCAGAAGAAGCCGCGTTCGTCGGCGTACGGCGTCGGCTCGAAGAGGAACGCGCCCTCGATCGCCGGGACTTGAGTCACCTTCATGAAGCCTCCCGAAGGGCGTGGGTGGGGGTGGTCGCCGGGAACAGAGCAGCGGTCAAGGCCGTGAACTGGTCCTCGAGTTGCCGGGTGGCGAGCTGGTTCCGCTCGGCGAGGGTCCCTCGCAGCCGGCCCGATTGCCGCTCCAGGTCCCGGAATTGCGCGAGCAGCCGGTCGGCGTCGACCTCGCGGGCCGGATGGCAGTACGCGCCCAGGCCCATCCGGTCCATGAGCGCGTCGCTCTTCGTCGCGTAACTGAGCGCGAGGGTCGGTGTGCCGACCTTCAGCGCGCAGATCAGGTTGTGGTAGCGGGTCGCCACCACGGCGTCGGCCACCGCCATCTCCTTCATCAGGTCGGCGAGGGAGGCCGCCGCTGCGGCGGTGACCAGCGGCGAGTCCACCGCGTCGAGGATCGCGGCGACCACCGGCGCGTCGCATGCGTCGCCGGTGAGCAGCCGGACCGGCCTGCCCTCCTCAACCAGCGTACGCACGAACCGAGTTGTCCCGTCGAGGTAGCGGCGGTGGATCTCGTCGGCGCGGGCGCGGTCGTCGTTGCCGCCGTGGAAGTCCATGACGCCGACGCAGACCGGGCCCGGCGGGTCCGGGGTCTGCCCTGAGAGCGAGCTCGTCGGCAGGGCGAAGGCGAGGTCCGGGTAGACCTCGTCGCGCGCGGTGGGCACGCCCATCGCCCGCATCGCGTCGCGGGACTGGTCGTCGCGGTACGAGCGGTAGGCGGCAAGGCGGGCCGACCAGCGCACCAGGGTCCGGGTCGGCCGGTTGCCGATCGGGGCGGCGCCGACGCCGACCAGCGCGATCCGGGTGCCGAACAGCCGGCCGGACGCGCAGAGCAGGAACAGGGAGTACGGGAAGCCCCACGGCCGCAGCGGCAGCGTGGCCTCGAGGACGCCCATGCCCGGCACGATCACCACGTCGTGCCGGCGCACCCAGGCGGCGGTGCGGAAGACGTCGACGAGTTTGCCGAGGCCCTTCCCCGCGATCGCGCCCGCCCGGGACGCGGTGCGGTACTCGCCGCGGTACCAGTGCAGCCGTGTCGCGGGGATCCGGTAGCGGGTCGCGACGACCTCGGGTCCGCCGCACAGCGCGTCCACCGCCGCCTTCGGGTGCGCGGTGCGGAGGTAGCCGAGCACGGCTTCGAGCGAACCGTCGTTGCCGAGGTTGCCGGAGCCGAGCAGGCCGAACACCCCTACGCGTACCGGAGTTTGGTGTCCGGACGTCATGCCTTGCCCCCTTCACTGCCTGCACGACCCTCACTGCCTGCCCGACCTTCAGTGCCTGCACGACCTTGGCGGCCTTCGCGGCCGGCGACGAGGGCGTCGACGGAGACGGTGAGCTTCGCCGGGTCGACCGGGGCGCGGTCCTCGACCCGCTCGCCGGCGCCCGGCCGGACCCGGCTGGTCATCCACGCGGCGAGATGGCGGTAGCACGCGCGCCGGTCGGCGGCGGACAGCGGCGCCCGCCGGATCGCCGAGACGAAGCCCCAGACGTACTCGGCGAGCAGCCGCGGCGTCGGGTGCAGCAGGCCTGCCCGGCGCGGGTCCAGGTTGACGCACCGGGAGCGCTTGGACGGGTTCGCCCGCTCGGCGCGGGTGGGATGGTCGCGGCGGAAGTAGAGGAGCTCCGGCACCTGGTGGAAGGGTCCGTGCAGGACGATCTCGGCGACGAACGTGCGGTCCGCGTGGTGGTAGCTGTCGTGCGGCTTCACCCGGCGCAGCATGTCGGCCCGCATGACCCCGTAGAAGTCGTCGCCGCCGGGCTCGAACAGGTAACTGCGGAAGCGCTCCGGCGCGCGTGGCGAGTCGGTGGCGAGCCCGTACTCGTACGGGACCGTCACCTGCCCGTCGCCGTCGATGACCGCCTGGCCGCTGTGTGCGAGGACGACGTCCGGCCGCTCGTCCAGCGCCTCGACGCAGCGCAGCAGGAGGTCCCGGGCGTAGAGGTCGTCGTGCGAGGCCCACTTGAAGAGCTCGCCGCGGCACTCGGTGAACACGTAGTTGTGGTTCGGTGCGGCGCCGATGTTGCGGTCAAGGCGGATGTACCGGATGCGCGCGTCCTGCGCGGCGTACTTGCGGCAGATCTCCTGGGTCCCGTCGGTCGAGGCGTTGTCCGAGATGACCAGCTCGAAGTCCTCGTAGGTCTGGCCCAGCAGGGCGTCGAGCGACTCGGCCAGGTACTCCTCGCCGTTGTACACGGGCAGGCCGATGCTGAGCCGGGGATGGGGGGTGGTCATGGTGTCCTCGCTTCACGGATGGAATCTTGGTGACGCTCACGCAGGGCTGCCCGCAGCTGCAGCCACCACACGGCGGAGCTGCAGGCGGTCGCGGCGGCGACGCCCCAGGCCGAGCCGAGCGCGCCGGCCGCGACCGCTCCGCCGAGCCCGCCGCCGACGTAGCAGGTGGAGGCGAACAGCTGGGCGCGCAGGCTTCGTCGGGCCGCGGCGAGCGCGCGCAGCCCGGCCGCGGCGCCGACGCCGAGGCCGGAACCCGCGAGCCCGAGCGCGGCCGGCACGATGAGCCCGGAGGCGGACCGCCAGACGTCGCCGAGCACCAGTTCGCCGGCCCGGTCCGGCACCAGGAGCAGCGCCACGCCCCAGAGCAGCGCGGCACAGGCGAGAGAGCCGGACAGCAGGAAGCAGAACCTGGCGAGGCGGTGCGGAGCCTGCCGCAGCACCCGGGCCGCCTCCGGGACGGTGACCAGGGACAGCCCCATCAGGACGGCCAGGAACGGGCCGAGCAACAGCTCGGCGCCCCGGACCACGCCCACCGCGCTGACCCCGACGATCGCGCCGAGCCCGTACGCCCTCAGCTGGGCCGCGCCGCTGACACCGACGTTCTCGGCGAGATACCGGTAGCCGAGGTCGCGCTGCTCGCGCAGCCACGCGCGTGCTTCGGCCGGCCGGGGCCGGATGCGGGACTGGAAGCAGCCGTACCCGGCCGCCACCGCGGCTGCCGCTCCCCAGGCGAGCACGAAGGCCTGCACGCTGCCCACGCGGGCCGCCACCACCAGGGCCGGGACGAGCGCGACGCCGCCCAGGACGTCGTTGACGAATGCCTTCCGCCCGGTGCCGGCGGCGAAGAACGAGTACCGCCAGGCGTCCTGGAGCAGCAGTCCCGGCAGCACCACGCCGAGGGCGGCGAACGCGGGCCCCAGGTGGCCGCCGAGACTCAGCCCGACCGCCAGGCACACCGCGCCGATGGCGGCGCCGACACCGAGCGCGGTACCCGACGAACGGGCCACCGCCGCGCGCCAGGACCACTCCGGCACACCGCTGAAGCGCACCACGAGCGGGTCGGTGGCGAGGCCGCGGGAGACGTTGAGCACCACGCCGTACGTCACCCAGGCCAGGCTGAACACGCCGAACGCGGCAAGGCCCAGCGAGCGTGCCACATAGAGGCCCACCGCGAAGTTGGTCATGCTGCAGACCGCCTGGTCGGCCAGGCCCCAGGACAGCCGGCCGACGACGGCCCGCCTGGCGGTCGGGCGGGCGTGCCTCCCCCCGGCCGCCGGCGTCGTCTTCTCGCCCTCGGTGGTCATCGGCGTCAAGCCTTGACCAGCCCGGCCGCGCCCAGGGCGTCGGCCGCCGCGGCGACGGCGCCGAACGGCAGCCCGCTCCGCTCGGCGACGTCGAGGAGACTGTGCTCGCCGTCGGAGAGGCTGAGCACCCAGAGCATGGCCAGCTGGGCCTGTTTGGTGTCGCTGCGGCCGCCGACCGCGTCGTACAACCCCCGCTTGCCCAGCTGTGGTTCGCCGTACGGACTGAGGTTGAGATAGCACCGGTTGCGATCCAGGACGGCGAACGCCTCGCGGCAGACCGCGAGGGTGTCCGCCATCGCCTGCGGGGTGACGAAGCCCGGGTTGTCCGCCGAGGTGTGGTACTCGGGGTAGCCGGCGTACGGGGTCCGGCTGAGCGAGCCCACGCCGAGGTTGAACCCGGGTGAGCAGTACTGCCGCTCGTCGTAGCCGTACGGAGTGAACTCGGCGATGCGGTGCGGGCGTTCGGATGCTTCGAGTACGTGCCGCATCACCCGGTCGATCTCCGCGTCGCCGCGCCTGCTCTGCTTGTACGTCAGTTGGCCCCGGTCCCCCGCGCAGGCCAGCACGAGGCCGTGCTTGACCTGCTCGATCCGCTGCGCGTTGCGGGCCAGCCAGGTGATCGCCCCGATGGTGCCGGGCGCGAAGATGAACCGGTAGGTGTAGTACGGCGTCTGCTCCGCGAGCGCCCGCGCCAGGTACGTGGCCACCGCGATGCCGGCCAGGTTGTCGTTGGCCAGCGACGGGTGGCAGACGTGGCAGGAGACGATCACCTCGTCCGGGACCTGCCCGGGGACCACGTGCTCGGCGTAGGTGAGGTGGCCGTCGGCGAGGGTGGAGTCGATACGGACCTCGTAGTCGCCGTCCGGCAGCGCGTCCAAGGCCTCCTGGGCCAGGCAGAACCCCCATGCGGGTTTGTAGTAACTGGTGCGGTACGGCACCCACTTGGGGTGGTCCGGCAGGGTGTGCAGATGGGCGCGCAGCTCGGACAGGGGCATGGTCGTCGACACCGGCACGCTGTAGCCGAGCACGTGCAGGCTGGACTCGGCGAAGTCGACGACCCGGTTGCCGGCGGCGTCGGCAACGTACGCGTCCCTGATGTTCCACTCCTGGGGCACCGTCCAGTCGAGCACCTGCGTCCCGGTCGGCACCTCGTGCGTCTGCAGCGGGAGGTATTCGCCGACGATGTCCAAGGTGGCGCGCACCCCGTCGCCGGTGATGCTCCGGCACAGCGGGTACAGCCGCTCCACCAGCGCGTGCATCTCCTCGCCGACAGTGGTCATCTGCACCACCGCAGGGTGTCGTCGACGGCGCCCGTCTCGGACGCCGCGCGCAGCACGGCAAGGCGGGTGAAGCGCCGCTCGAAGTCCTCCTTGGTCAGCCCGAACTTCCGGTAGGCCTCGGCGAGTTCGAGCGCACCCCGCTTGACCGTCCACTCGCAGTCGAAGCCGGGGATCGCGGCCCGGAACCGGGAGAAGTCCACCCGGTACGACCGTGGATCGGCGCCGTTCTCCCCGGTGATCCTCACCTTCGCGCCGGACACCGCCTCGGCGACCTGCTCGGCGATCTCGGCGACCGTGACGTTGTTGACCTCGCTGCCGATGTTGAACGCCCGGTCGTGCACCGCCTCGCGCGGCGCGCCCAGCGCGGCCGCGAAGGCCCGGGCGATGTCGGCGGCGTGCACCAGCGGGCGCCAGGGCGTGCCGTCGGAGAGCACCAACACCTCGCCGGACAGCAGCGCGTGGCCCACCAGGTTGTTCAGCACGATGTCGGCGCGCAGCCGGGGCGAGTAGCCGAAGGCGGTGGCGTTGCGCATGAACACCGGGCTGAAGTCGCCGTCGGCGAGCGGGTGCAGGTCGTCCTCCACGCGCACCTTGGACTCCGCGTACGGCGTCACCGGGCGCAGCGGGGCGTCCTCGGCCACCAACTCGCCGCCGCCGGCGGCTCCGTAGACCGAGCAGGTCGACGCGTACAGGAAGCGCCGCACCCCGGCGTCGCGGGCGAGGCGGGCCAGGCGTACGGACGCGTGGTGGTTGATGTCGTACGTGAGCTCCGGGGCGAGGGATCCCAGCGGGTCGTTGGAGAGCGCGGCCAGGTGGATCACGGCGTCCACCCCGGCCACGTGTTCGGCCGTGATGTCACGCAGGTCCACCCGGTGCCCCGGCGGGTCCGCGGGCGGCGGGCCGAGGACGCAGTCGGCGAACAGTCCGGCGTCGAGGCCGACGACCTCGTGTCCGGCGGCCGCGAGGACCGGGGCCATCACTGTGCCCAAGTAGCCCTGGTGCCCGGTCAGTAGTACGCGCACTGTTCATTCCCCTTGATCGAAAGTGCCCAGGTCGAGCGTGAGTTTGGTGACGGCGAACGCCTCGGCGTAGCGCGCGTGGCATTCGATGCCGCGGATCCGTGCGAGGCCGAGGAAGGCCTCCCGGTCGTACCAGGGCCGGTGCCGTTGCGAGGGGTAGTGCTCCTGCAGGAGCCGCACCTTCTGTTCGGCGATCTCGGGGGTCAGTGGCTGGTACGCCGAAGGGCGGCCGAGGTCGCCGTCCCACTTGACGATCTCGTAGCCGAGGACCAGGTGGTCGCGGAACGCGGTGGTCATCAGCTTCGCCAGGCCGCGGTGGTCCTGGTGCGCGTCATCGGTGCGCGGGGCGAGGACGAGATCCGGCTCGGTCCGCTCGCGCAGCTCCTCGATGGCGGACTTGGCCTCCTCCCAGTGCGCGGGCAGCCGCCCGTCCGGCAACTTGTCGACCGTGAGCCGCAGTTCGGCGCCCGGGCAGAAGGCGGCGAGCGCGGCCCGCTCCTCCTGCTCCCGCTCGCCGCCGCCCCCGGAGAGCACCAGCGCGTCGACGCGGATGCCCGGGTGCGCGCGGCACAGCGCGAGGAGCGTGCCGCCCGCGCCGATGGCGATGTCGTCGCAGTGCGCGCCCACCGCGACGATCCGTTCCAGGCGCCCGGCCCCGAGCCGGATCACGCGGTCCCCACCGCGGCGGCGTCGCGTTCCCAGACGGCCCAGGGACGCTCGCCCCGGGCGTACGCGTCGTCGAGCGCGGCCCGCTCCTTCACGGTGTCGGTCGGCTTCCAGAAGCCGCGGTGCTGGTACGCCACCAGCCTGCCCTGCTTGGCCAGTTGGCCGCAGCCGTCGGCGACCAGGTCCCCGTTCTCCGGTATGTGGTCGAAGACCTCCTGGCGGAGCACGAAGTAGCCGCCGTTCTCCCACAGCGGCAGTTCGCTCACCGCGGTGATGCCCCCCACCAGGCCGTCCGCGCCCAGGTCCACGCAGTGGAACGAGGACTGCGGCGGCACCACCATCATCGACGCACCGGCGTCACGCACGGCGAACTTCTCGATCATCTCCGGCAGCGGGGCGTCGGTGAGCACGTCCGCGTAGTTGGCGAGGAACATGTCGTCGCCGTCCAGGTGGTGGCGCACCCGGCGCAGCCGCTCCCCGATCGGCGACTCGATGCCGGTCTGCGCGAACGTGATCGTCCAGTCGGCTATGTCGGTGGAGAGCAGCTCGGTCTTCCCGCCCCGCAGCACGAAGTCGTTGGACGTCGTCTCCTCGTAGTTGAGGAAGAAGTTCTTGATGTGGTGTGCCCCGTACCCGAGGCACAGGATGAACTCCGTGTGCCCGAAGGACGCGTAGTAGCGCATGACGTGCCAGATCAGCGGCCGCGGACCGACCATCGCCATCGGCTTGGGCACGTCGTCGCCGGCTCCGCTGCGCATCCGCAGCCCGTAGCCGCCGCAGAACAGTACGACCTTCATGCTGTGACCTCTTTCACGACGTGACCGTCGACGATGCTCAGTTCCGGGATGGGGAAGACGAGGCGGCCGCCCCAGTCGTGCACGAAGGACAGCTGCTCGACCAGCTCGGCCCGCAGGTTCCACGGGAGGACGAGGACGTAGTCGGGCTTGTCGGCGGCGATCTGCTCGGGCGGCAGGATCGGGATGCGGGTGCCCGGGGTGAACCTGCCGTGCTTGTACGGGTTGCGGTCGACCGTGTACGCGAGCAGGTCGGGCCGGATGCCGCAGTGGTTGAGCAGGGTGTTGCCCTTGCCCGGGGCGCCGTACCCGACGACCGTTTCACCGCGCTCGGCCGCCTCGATGAGGAACCGCATCAGGTCCCTGCGTACCTTGGCGACGCGGGCGGAGAACTCGGTGTACCCGGAGAGCTCCTGCAGCCCGGCGGCCTTCTCCCGGGCCAGTACGTCGGCCACTCGCGAGGTCGGCTCACCGGCCACCTCGGCGGGCCGGGCCCACAGCCGGATGGAGCCGCCGTGCGTGGGCAGCAACTCGACGTCCACGAGGGCGAGTCCACCACTGGCCAGGGCCCGGATCGCGGACGCGACCGTGTAGTACTGGAAGTGCTCGTGGTAGATCGTGTCGTACTGGTTCTCCTCGATCAGGGTCAGCAGGTGCTGCACCTCGATGGAGACCCAGCCGTCGTCGGCGACCAGGGCGCGCAGACCCTGGGTGAACCCGACCACGTCGGGGATGTGCGCGTACACGTTGTTGGCCACGACCAGGTCTGCCGGGCCGTGTTCGGCGCGGACGGCCGCACCTGTCTCCGGGGACAGGAACTCCGTGAGCGTGGGCACGCCCGCGTCGCGCGCCGCAGCGCCGACGTTCACCGACGGCTCGATGCCCAGGCAGCGGATCCCCCGGTCCACCACATGCTTCAGCAAGTAGCCGTCGTTGCTTGCCACTTCGACCACGAACGCGTCGGAACCGAGCCCCGCCCGCGCCGTGGCGTCGGCGACGTAGGTGCGCGCGTGCTCCACCCAGGAGGTCGAGAAGGAGGAGAAGTACGCGTACTCCTTGAACGTCTCCTCCGGCGTGATCAGCGGCGGGATCTGCGCCAGCCAGCAGTCGGTGCAGACCCGCAGGTGCAGCGGGTACGCCGGTTCCGGCTGGTCCAGTTGGTCCGCGGCGAGAAAGCTCTCGCACGGCGGGGTCGCCCCCAGATCGACGACGCTCGCCAGCGCCGCCGAGCCGCAGAGTCGGCATCGTGTCATTTACTGCCCCCATCCCCCCTGCTCGCGCGGGCCCCCCGCCGCGAGTCAGCGTTTCCATTTCCCTGCGGCGGCGGGCTGTCCCCGCCGCCGGGCCGACCCGCGATCGCGGTGCGGTACTCGTCCACCAGGCGCTCCAGACCGACGGCCGGGCTGAAGCCCTGCTCGTAGCGGTTCCGGGCCGCCCGGCCCAACTCTTTGTTGCGGTCCGGATCGGTCGCGATCCGGCGTATGCAGGACGCGAGTGAGGCTGCCTCGCCCGGCTGGTGCAGCAGCCCGGTCACCCCGTCCTCGACCAGTTCGACGAACGCCCCGTGCCCGGCGGCGACCGCCGGGACCCCCGCCGCCATCGCCTCGACGACCACCAGGCCGAACGCCTCCAGCCAGGTCGAGGGAGCCACCACGGCGACCGACCGCGCGACGGCCTTGCGGCTCTCCGCGGCGTCGTACAGGCCGACGTACCGCACGTCGTCGCGGCCCGCCGCCCAGGCGGTGACCTCCGACTCCAGCGGTCCCGCACCGGCGATCACGAGCGGCACGCCCACACCGCCGCTCGCCGCGATCTCGTCCCAGGCGGCCATGAGCAGCCGTACGCCCTTGACCTCGGCGAGCCGGCCCAGATAGAGCACATGCTCCCCGGCGCCCGCTCGGCGCTCGCCCGGGTCGGGCACGAAGTTGTGCTTCACCGCGAGGCGTTCGGCCGGCATGCCGGCCGCCACCAGGACGTCGCGCTGCGCCGCGGAGATGCACAGGAACCGCTCCACGCCGGACCACCACCGGCGCCGGTTGACCGACAAGCTGACCGCGAGCGGCACCGTCGCCAGGCTGGAGTTCCGGTAGCAGCCGTGCCGGACGGCGGGCAGCGGCGACCCGCCGACGCACTCGGTGCACGGCCGGCCGTCCCGCTGCAGGGTGCCGGGCGGGCAGACCTGGGTGTAGTTGTGCAGCGTGGCGACGGCGGGCACGCCCGCGTCGGCGCAGGCGGCAAGGACCGCGGGCGACAGGAGCGGGAAGACGTTGTGGACGTGCACCACGTCCGGCCGGTCGGCGCGCAGCCGGGCCGTCAACTCCCTTCGCACCGAAGGGTTCCACGGCACGAGGAGCGGCACCGCGACCTTTCCGAGGAGGGAGCGGTCGGCGATGTCGTCGCTGCGCCGCTCGAACACCTCGACCCGGTGCCCTGCCTCGCGCAGCAGCGCCACCTCCTGGTCGACGACCTTGTTCTCCCCGCTCGGCTGACCCGAGGAGTAGCGGTTGTGCACCACGAGAACGTGCATGTCAGGTCACCTCCTTTCCCCGGGCCCAGCGCGGGATACGTCGTCGAGAGACCCCGGCCGTCGAGGGTCGAGGAGCTTGGGCCGTCGAGGGCGGCGTGTGCCGGGCCCAGTGCGGGCTGCGTCGTCGGGGGCCGTCGGCCGCCCCGCGGGGCGTGACCGCGGCAGGGACCACGAGCAGCGAGGCGGCCACGGTCAGATGCAGCAGATACGGCGAGGCGTCGCCGAGACCGGCCTCGGTGTACGACGCGATCGCGCAGTAGCTGATCAGGAAGATCGCGCAGGCCCGGGCCAGCGACGGTGGCCGCAGCAGCGCGACGCCGGCGAGGACGACGATGAACGCCGCCACGAGGGTGACACCCAGCAGTCCCTGTTCGGCGTAGACGGCCAGCCAGCTGTTGTCGATCGGCAGCCCGCCGAACGACTTGTCGCCCAGGCCCGTGCCGAACACCATCTCCGAGGTCGACCTCGGCGCCGCGAGCAGGGCGTCCCAGACGAGGGCCCGGCCGTTGAGGCTGGAGAAGTACTCCTGGCTCTGCCCGCGCAGGTACCACGCCTGCAGCGCGGAGCTGAAGCCCACCGCGGCCACGACGGCGCACAGCAGCGCCCAGCCGAAGAACCGGCGGGCCGCGGCGCTGGTCAGGACGAGCGAGCAGATCGCGAACGCGAGCCCGATGAGCAGGCCGAGCGTGGCCGTACGGGTATGGGTCAGCACGAGCAGGACGAGCGACGGCACGATGACCACCGCCGCGCTCGCCCCGGTGGTCCGGCGGCCGAGGAGGAGCAGCACGGTGAGCCCGATGATCACTGCGGCGTACTGTCCGATCTGCGGCGGGGTCAGCGGCCACAACGCGCCGACGAGGCGCCCGCCGTAGAGCTCGGGCATGGCCGCGCCGGGTGAGATGACCGCGCCGGCGGCGACCGTACCGAGCACCGCGAAGTACATCCTGATGTGGTACCGGACGAACGTCGTGCCGCCGTCCCACCAGCGGCTGAGCAGCCACAGCGTGGCGACGAAGAGAGCAAGGCGGCCGCAGCGGAAGAGCGCGCCGAACCCGGACTCCAGGTCCACGCTGGAGATCACGCTCGGCACGAGCAGCAGGGTGAGCAGCAGCAGGAACGCGCTGGCCCGGATGCGCAGTTGGAGGTTGACCATGAGCGCCAGCGCGAACGCGGCGACCAGCGAGCCCATGGTGACCATCTGGATGAGGGAGCGGGGCAGCGGGATGACGGTCACCGCCCCGGCGGAGCCGAGCGTGTTGAGGACCAGCAGTCCCCAGACGATCGCGACGATCCTCGGTGTGGCGGTGGGGTGCGGTTCGGCGCCGGGCTGTGTGCCCGTGGTGTCCGCCGCGCCCGGCAGCTCGGTCGGCCTCAGGTCTTTGCCCACCTCAGCCACCGGCCCGTCGGTCGAGGGTGCTGCCCGCGTCCTGCCGGTACCCCTTGCCCTGCCACGGTCCGAAGTCGAGGACCCGGCTCGGGTCGAAGGCGACGAACTTCCACGGTCCGAGGTAGACGTTGTCGTGCCAGCGGTTGTCCTGCTTGCGGGTGATCGCCTCCGACACCCGCTCGCCCTTGTACGGCGACCACTTGGGATAGGTGCCGTAGTTGGCGAGAACCGCCATCCGGTCGCACTTCTCCGTGCACTTGACGACGGACTTGTCCAGGACGAAGCGGTTGCCGTGGATGTCCACCCGCTGGGTCTTCCACCGGCAGTCGGCGTAGAGCGGCGCCTTGGCGATCGCCGGCTTCGCGCAGCGGTCGGTGTCCTTCACCAGCAGGGTGCAGTCACCGGAGGAGGTGTTGGCCGGGCTGTTGCAGAACCGGTCGGCGTTCTCCCACAGGGTGATCCCGGACCAGTTGTTCTCCAGCACGTTCCGGTAGATCTCGATCTTGTCCGTGCGGGCCCGGATCCGTGGTTCGCCGCCCGACTCGGACAAGTAGATGGTCGCGAAGGGGAAGTTGTCGCCGCGGCCGGCCTGCTTGCGGCCCTCCACCCAGTTGTTCTGCCGGATCGTGTTGTCGCGGATGACCGCGTTGTAGCTGGTCTCGTAGATCAGCGCGGCACCGTCGTTGGCTTCGAGGACGTTGTCCTCGATACGGAAGTCGTTGTTGTTGGTGTCCGCCCACAGCCCGGTGCCGCGGTTGTCGTGCACCCAGTTGCCGCGTACGTCGGCGCCGTTGACGGCCCAGAACTTGACGCCTCCGGTGCAGCCGCAGCCTTCCCGCTTCCGCTCCCAGTCGCCGGTGTTGTTGCCCACGATCTCGTTGTCCTCAAGCACGAGGCCGGTGATGCGGCCGTCTGGCTTGTACGCGTTCATTCCGTACTGCCC
Proteins encoded in this window:
- a CDS encoding class I SAM-dependent methyltransferase, whose translation is MTRCRLCGSAALASVVDLGATPPCESFLAADQLDQPEPAYPLHLRVCTDCWLAQIPPLITPEETFKEYAYFSSFSTSWVEHARTYVADATARAGLGSDAFVVEVASNDGYLLKHVVDRGIRCLGIEPSVNVGAAARDAGVPTLTEFLSPETGAAVRAEHGPADLVVANNVYAHIPDVVGFTQGLRALVADDGWVSIEVQHLLTLIEENQYDTIYHEHFQYYTVASAIRALASGGLALVDVELLPTHGGSIRLWARPAEVAGEPTSRVADVLAREKAAGLQELSGYTEFSARVAKVRRDLMRFLIEAAERGETVVGYGAPGKGNTLLNHCGIRPDLLAYTVDRNPYKHGRFTPGTRIPILPPEQIAADKPDYVLVLPWNLRAELVEQLSFVHDWGGRLVFPIPELSIVDGHVVKEVTA
- a CDS encoding glycosyltransferase is translated as MHVLVVHNRYSSGQPSGENKVVDQEVALLREAGHRVEVFERRSDDIADRSLLGKVAVPLLVPWNPSVRRELTARLRADRPDVVHVHNVFPLLSPAVLAACADAGVPAVATLHNYTQVCPPGTLQRDGRPCTECVGGSPLPAVRHGCYRNSSLATVPLAVSLSVNRRRWWSGVERFLCISAAQRDVLVAAGMPAERLAVKHNFVPDPGERRAGAGEHVLYLGRLAEVKGVRLLMAAWDEIAASGGVGVPLVIAGAGPLESEVTAWAAGRDDVRYVGLYDAAESRKAVARSVAVVAPSTWLEAFGLVVVEAMAAGVPAVAAGHGAFVELVEDGVTGLLHQPGEAASLASCIRRIATDPDRNKELGRAARNRYEQGFSPAVGLERLVDEYRTAIAGRPGGGDSPPPQGNGNADSRRGARASRGDGGSK
- a CDS encoding O-antigen ligase family protein, producing MAEVGKDLRPTELPGAADTTGTQPGAEPHPTATPRIVAIVWGLLVLNTLGSAGAVTVIPLPRSLIQMVTMGSLVAAFALALMVNLQLRIRASAFLLLLTLLLVPSVISSVDLESGFGALFRCGRLALFVATLWLLSRWWDGGTTFVRYHIRMYFAVLGTVAAGAVISPGAAMPELYGGRLVGALWPLTPPQIGQYAAVIIGLTVLLLLGRRTTGASAAVVIVPSLVLLVLTHTRTATLGLLIGLAFAICSLVLTSAAARRFFGWALLCAVVAAVGFSSALQAWYLRGQSQEYFSSLNGRALVWDALLAAPRSTSEMVFGTGLGDKSFGGLPIDNSWLAVYAEQGLLGVTLVAAFIVVLAGVALLRPPSLARACAIFLISYCAIASYTEAGLGDASPYLLHLTVAASLLVVPAAVTPRGAADGPRRRSPHWARHTPPSTAQAPRPSTAGVSRRRIPRWARGKEVT
- a CDS encoding right-handed parallel beta-helix repeat-containing protein produces the protein MGIKWRNWARSSAPLALALLVVTGCTSTPGGAKAEPTGGSTTSKMPATPVARVCAKPPAGPAKAPAGAVTVDPAVVGDLVAKTKKSPANTTFWLRPGKHRLERDRYAQVIPKKGNRYLGAPGAVLDGQKVNQYAFGGSARDVTISQLTVQRFVAPQDQGVVNHDSADGWVIEHARIQDNSGAGMMAGARQQVRANCLRNNGQYGMNAYKPDGRITGLVLEDNEIVGNNTGDWERKREGCGCTGGVKFWAVNGADVRGNWVHDNRGTGLWADTNNNDFRIEDNVLEANDGAALIYETSYNAVIRDNTIRQNNWVEGRKQAGRGDNFPFATIYLSESGGEPRIRARTDKIEIYRNVLENNWSGITLWENADRFCNSPANTSSGDCTLLVKDTDRCAKPAIAKAPLYADCRWKTQRVDIHGNRFVLDKSVVKCTEKCDRMAVLANYGTYPKWSPYKGERVSEAITRKQDNRWHDNVYLGPWKFVAFDPSRVLDFGPWQGKGYRQDAGSTLDRRAGG